In Gammaproteobacteria bacterium, a genomic segment contains:
- the rsgA gene encoding ribosome small subunit-dependent GTPase A has protein sequence MQLSSDSALQALGLNEAVRRDALALGRPELRLVRVVEPQRSQARVDDGEQLIDATLYSSYLAQLKSDGDALAVGDWAGLDTENRLRLHLPRRGLISRPSKEGGTQVVAAHIDLALLVMGLDGDWAPHRLQRYLMLVRRGGVSPVVVLSKRDQCDEAEQRQAEIQAMVGDEVPVHAINARSAEAVNELRRYAAPGRTLVLLGSSGVGKSTLTNALAGSDQLTQATRAYDGRGRHTTTARSMYRLPDGGCLIDTPGMRGLRLTGAETLTDAGFDDVAELAQNCRFANCRHDQEPGCAVREAVGAVRLTHYHALLHELERTRSDTLTGQRPGDKHAGRGARGRSNRSR, from the coding sequence ATGCAACTGAGTTCCGATTCCGCGTTGCAGGCACTGGGCTTGAATGAAGCGGTGCGGCGGGACGCCCTGGCGCTGGGCCGGCCCGAGTTGCGGCTGGTGCGCGTGGTGGAGCCACAGCGCAGCCAGGCGCGCGTGGACGACGGCGAACAGCTGATCGACGCGACGCTGTACTCCAGCTATCTGGCGCAATTGAAGTCCGATGGCGATGCCTTGGCGGTCGGTGATTGGGCGGGTCTCGACACCGAGAACAGGTTGCGCCTGCATCTGCCGCGTCGCGGCTTGATCAGCCGTCCGTCCAAGGAAGGCGGCACACAGGTGGTGGCGGCGCATATCGATCTGGCATTGCTGGTGATGGGTCTGGACGGCGACTGGGCACCCCACCGTCTGCAACGCTATCTGATGCTGGTGCGGCGTGGCGGCGTGTCCCCGGTGGTGGTGCTGAGCAAACGCGATCAGTGCGATGAAGCGGAGCAACGCCAGGCCGAGATTCAGGCCATGGTCGGCGATGAAGTGCCGGTGCATGCGATCAACGCGCGCAGCGCCGAGGCCGTGAATGAACTGCGGCGCTACGCGGCGCCGGGCCGCACGCTGGTCTTGCTGGGTTCTTCCGGCGTGGGCAAGTCCACGCTGACCAATGCGCTGGCGGGCTCGGATCAGCTCACCCAGGCCACACGCGCCTACGACGGTCGCGGCCGCCACACCACCACGGCGCGATCCATGTACCGCCTGCCGGACGGCGGTTGTCTGATCGACACGCCGGGCATGCGCGGCCTGCGCCTGACCGGTGCGGAAACCCTGACGGACGCGGGCTTCGATGATGTGGCGGAGCTGGCGCAGAACTGCCGTTTCGCGAACTGTCGGCATGACCAGGAGCCCGGCTGCGCAGTGCGCGAGGCGGTGGGCGCGGTTCGGCTGACGCATTACCACGCACTGCTGCACGAGTTGGAGCGCACGCGCTCCGACACGCTGACGGGCCAGCGACCGGGTGACAAACACGCCGGCCGAGGCGCGCGCGGGCGCAGCAACCGTTCGCGTTAA
- a CDS encoding YkgJ family cysteine cluster protein: MDCRPACAACCIAPSISSPIPGMPQGKPAGVPCVQLDEDLRCKLFGDPRRPGVCGGLRPQAAMCGTDRWHALRYLDALERATRPG, from the coding sequence ATGGATTGCCGTCCGGCCTGCGCCGCCTGCTGCATCGCGCCCTCGATCAGCTCACCAATTCCCGGAATGCCGCAGGGCAAGCCGGCCGGCGTGCCTTGCGTGCAACTGGACGAAGACCTGCGCTGCAAACTGTTTGGCGACCCGCGCCGCCCCGGCGTCTGCGGTGGGCTGCGGCCGCAAGCCGCGATGTGTGGCACGGATCGTTGGCACGCGTTGCGGTACTTGGATGCACTGGAGCGCGCCACGCGCCCCGGCTGA
- a CDS encoding glycoside hydrolase, protein MPNKPANGTEIEGFLPRRSPDLSGNAGVEGADMVGKIKKRGLSLLVVSGLVGGVPAASADYVLKAPIRISSARFPAIAASADAQDVMVSWYTPTTAEFRRSTNGGNSFGPTRVAVDDPSIHGDGAWFNMVYGTVPVFTVDGSAAYLMSGVTLKTDVYAPPPGLPPGLNRNTLGVYDTTGTSSSPEQVIAVVSNGCELDTPLGCGSLGDFEFVSDDLAQHSASVFQYFQREGDQQSDIIVVPGEGGRLHFDSPINLSETVLESPNGHESAPKIATDGSGQKLFVIWKETSGASATRFARSLDGGSSWSLLPSNTDNASGIGLDYARTAGTLVQAYHTGFYYDPSNPSLIVVRTSSDDGNTFGPAVTVAEPQDLGGGDVEQVTGPVFIAVSRDGQTIAVLHAEEFCDNVFGCMGGSGEPFDTVLSVSEDGGASFQRLGVIARGNFASYDLAVSANGDHILIIADHVSATGQEAAVFVRADRVSD, encoded by the coding sequence TTGCCGAACAAACCGGCGAATGGCACGGAGATTGAAGGTTTCTTGCCCCGTAGATCACCTGATTTGAGCGGAAACGCTGGGGTGGAGGGAGCGGACATGGTTGGGAAGATCAAGAAGCGTGGGCTGTCGTTGCTCGTAGTATCGGGTCTTGTCGGGGGTGTTCCGGCCGCTTCGGCCGACTATGTGTTGAAGGCCCCCATTCGGATCAGCTCCGCGCGCTTTCCCGCCATCGCGGCGTCGGCGGACGCTCAGGACGTGATGGTCAGCTGGTACACCCCGACCACGGCCGAGTTCCGGCGCAGCACCAACGGGGGTAACAGTTTCGGGCCGACACGGGTGGCCGTGGATGACCCGAGCATCCACGGGGACGGCGCCTGGTTCAACATGGTGTATGGAACGGTTCCGGTGTTCACGGTGGACGGCAGCGCGGCCTACCTCATGTCCGGGGTGACCCTGAAAACGGATGTGTATGCGCCGCCGCCGGGCTTGCCGCCGGGCCTGAATCGAAACACCCTGGGCGTCTACGACACGACCGGAACGAGTTCGTCGCCGGAGCAGGTCATCGCCGTGGTCAGCAACGGCTGTGAACTCGATACGCCGCTGGGTTGCGGAAGTCTGGGCGACTTCGAGTTCGTCAGCGACGATCTGGCGCAGCACTCGGCCAGTGTTTTTCAGTATTTCCAGCGCGAAGGCGATCAGCAATCGGACATCATCGTGGTGCCCGGCGAAGGCGGTCGGTTGCACTTCGACAGCCCCATCAATTTGTCCGAAACGGTATTGGAAAGTCCCAACGGCCACGAAAGCGCTCCCAAAATCGCCACGGACGGAAGCGGCCAGAAACTGTTCGTGATCTGGAAAGAGACGTCGGGGGCTTCGGCCACCCGTTTTGCGCGTTCACTCGATGGCGGCAGCTCCTGGTCCCTGCTGCCCTCGAATACCGACAACGCCAGTGGGATCGGGCTGGACTATGCACGCACCGCCGGTACGCTGGTGCAGGCCTACCACACCGGCTTTTACTACGATCCCAGCAACCCCAGCCTGATCGTTGTGCGCACCAGCAGCGACGATGGCAATACCTTCGGCCCCGCGGTGACGGTCGCCGAACCGCAGGATCTCGGCGGTGGCGATGTTGAGCAGGTGACCGGCCCGGTATTCATCGCCGTGTCGCGGGACGGGCAGACCATCGCGGTGCTGCACGCGGAAGAGTTTTGCGACAACGTGTTCGGCTGCATGGGTGGCAGCGGGGAGCCGTTTGACACCGTGCTCAGTGTCAGCGAAGACGGGGGGGCGAGCTTTCAGCGGCTCGGCGTCATCGCGCGGGGCAATTTCGCAAGCTACGACCTCGCCGTATCCGCGAACGGCGACCACATCCTGATCATAGCCGACCATGTTTCCGCGACAGGCCAGGAAGCGGCGGTATTCGTGCGGGCGGATCGGGTGTCTGACTGA
- a CDS encoding CsgG/HfaB family protein — MNRCSALWCGVLLLGLSACATESSRTLEVPKVNSAATASAYQGTRSPIAVGKFDNRSSYLRGIFSDGVDQLGGQAKTILITHLQQTGRFNVLDRDNMAEIGQEAKIRGTAQSLKGANFVVTGDVTEFGRKQVGDQQLFGILGRGKQQIAYAKVNLNIVNVLTSEVVYSSQGSGEYSLSNREVVGFGGTASYDSTLNGKVLDLAIREAVNTLVASIDSGAWDPAK, encoded by the coding sequence ATGAATCGATGTTCTGCACTGTGGTGCGGTGTCTTGCTGCTGGGACTTTCAGCTTGTGCGACGGAAAGCTCGCGCACGCTGGAGGTGCCGAAGGTCAATTCGGCGGCCACGGCCTCGGCTTACCAGGGCACACGCAGTCCGATCGCGGTGGGCAAGTTCGACAACCGTTCGAGCTATCTGCGCGGCATTTTTTCGGATGGCGTGGATCAGTTGGGTGGGCAGGCCAAGACCATACTGATTACGCATTTGCAGCAGACCGGGCGCTTCAACGTGCTGGACCGCGACAACATGGCCGAGATCGGCCAGGAAGCGAAGATTCGTGGCACCGCGCAAAGCCTGAAGGGCGCCAACTTCGTGGTGACGGGGGATGTGACGGAGTTCGGGCGCAAGCAGGTCGGTGACCAGCAGCTGTTCGGCATTCTGGGGCGCGGCAAGCAGCAGATCGCCTACGCCAAGGTCAACCTGAACATCGTCAACGTGCTGACTTCGGAGGTGGTCTACTCGTCTCAGGGCAGCGGTGAGTACAGCCTGTCCAATCGCGAGGTCGTCGGCTTCGGGGGCACCGCCAGCTACGACTCGACCCTGAATGGCAAGGTGCTGGATCTCGCAATCCGCGAGGCGGTGAACACGCTGGTGGCCAGTATCGATTCGGGGGCGTGGGACCCCGCGAAGTAG
- a CDS encoding DUF4810 domain-containing protein — MKRGLHQRWAAAVGALALVACAEQTPPLYHWDEYQPQVYQYFKGDGSSEQEQIGKLEASAQRALAKGEALPPGFHAHLGLLYLKAGNSDSAREAFLAEQTEFPESMAYMDFLLKNFKN; from the coding sequence ATGAAACGGGGATTGCATCAGCGCTGGGCGGCCGCCGTGGGCGCTCTGGCGCTAGTGGCGTGCGCGGAGCAGACGCCGCCGCTTTATCACTGGGACGAATATCAGCCCCAGGTTTATCAGTACTTCAAGGGCGACGGCAGCAGCGAGCAGGAGCAGATCGGCAAGCTGGAGGCGAGCGCGCAGCGGGCCCTGGCCAAGGGTGAGGCCCTGCCACCCGGTTTCCATGCGCATCTGGGGCTTTTGTATCTCAAGGCGGGAAACAGCGACAGCGCACGCGAGGCCTTTCTGGCTGAACAGACCGAATTCCCTGAATCCATGGCCTACATGGATTTCCTGCTGAAAAATTTCAAGAACTGA
- a CDS encoding DUF799 domain-containing protein, which produces MSVLRSGAAGLVLLGSVLATGCASTPKSYDYTAFKQSRPRSILVLPPTNGTPEVTASYGMLSQMTLPLAESGYYVLPVTLVDETFRQNGLTQPEDIAALPLTKLEEIFGADAALYVNITKYGTVYVLLNSESVVTAEARLIDLRSGATLWEGSASASSAESRGATSGGLVGLLVAAVVNQIADNLADASHRVAATTSQRLLSAGQPGGILYGPRSPKYQTQ; this is translated from the coding sequence ATGAGTGTTCTGCGTTCGGGGGCGGCGGGGCTGGTCCTGCTGGGTTCGGTATTGGCGACGGGCTGTGCGAGCACGCCGAAATCCTACGATTACACGGCGTTCAAGCAGAGCCGGCCGCGCTCCATTCTGGTGTTGCCGCCGACCAACGGTACGCCGGAAGTAACGGCCAGTTACGGCATGCTTTCGCAAATGACCTTGCCGCTGGCGGAGTCCGGCTACTACGTACTGCCGGTGACGCTGGTGGACGAAACCTTCCGTCAGAACGGTCTAACGCAGCCCGAGGATATCGCGGCGCTGCCGCTCACCAAGCTGGAGGAGATCTTCGGCGCGGACGCGGCCTTGTACGTCAATATCACCAAGTACGGTACGGTCTACGTGCTGCTCAACAGCGAGAGCGTGGTGACGGCGGAGGCACGCCTGATCGACTTGCGTAGCGGCGCGACGTTGTGGGAGGGCAGCGCGTCGGCGTCCAGCGCGGAAAGTCGCGGTGCCACCTCCGGTGGACTGGTTGGCCTGTTGGTGGCGGCGGTCGTCAATCAGATCGCCGACAATCTCGCAGACGCCAGCCATCGGGTTGCCGCCACGACCAGCCAGCGCCTGCTGTCGGCGGGGCAGCCGGGCGGTATCCTCTATGGACCGCGATCACCGAAGTACCAGACGCAATAG
- the mgtE gene encoding magnesium transporter, which produces MAEKNDYEDRLGRLRQALDSGAMNAVQRSLHALSPAEIGRLLESLPPSPREVLWGVIDPEDRGEVLLHLGDEVREGLMRTMDVGQIVAAAEDLDIDDLADFVEDLPETVTQQILQSMDTRDRARLEQVMGYEPDTAGGLMNTDTVTVRPDVSLEVVARYLHLRGELPDSTDCLYVVDRYGHYLGALSLDRILTLDAGRQVRDVMERERDPLTVDMSDREVAKHFENLDLVSAPVVGDKGMLVGRITIDDVVDVIRDEAEQRMMRMAGLDEEEDIYAPVRGAARRRALWLGINLATAFMASWVVGLFEATISQAVALAVLMPIVASMGGIGGSQTLTLMVRGLALGQIGGGSAKALLRKELSVAAINGLLWALVVAAITLFWFGNPLLSLVIALAMLFNQLCAALAGVTIPLLLKKLSIDPALAGSVILTTITDVIGFFVFLGLGALILL; this is translated from the coding sequence ATGGCCGAAAAGAACGACTACGAAGACAGGCTGGGCCGGCTGCGACAGGCGCTGGACAGCGGTGCCATGAACGCGGTGCAGCGCTCGCTGCACGCACTGAGTCCCGCCGAAATCGGACGGCTGCTCGAATCCTTGCCGCCATCGCCGCGCGAAGTGCTGTGGGGTGTGATCGATCCGGAAGACCGCGGCGAAGTACTGCTGCACCTCGGCGACGAAGTGCGCGAAGGCCTGATGCGGACGATGGACGTCGGCCAGATCGTCGCCGCCGCCGAAGACCTGGACATCGACGACCTCGCCGACTTCGTCGAGGACCTCCCGGAAACCGTCACGCAGCAGATCCTGCAGTCGATGGACACCCGCGACCGCGCGCGCCTCGAACAGGTCATGGGCTACGAGCCGGACACCGCCGGCGGCCTGATGAACACCGACACGGTGACGGTGCGTCCGGACGTGTCGCTGGAGGTGGTGGCGCGCTACCTGCACCTGCGCGGTGAACTGCCGGACTCCACTGATTGCCTGTACGTGGTGGACCGCTACGGTCACTACCTCGGCGCACTGTCTCTGGACCGGATATTGACGCTGGATGCCGGCCGCCAGGTCCGCGACGTAATGGAACGTGAACGCGATCCGCTGACCGTGGACATGTCGGACCGCGAAGTCGCCAAGCACTTCGAGAATCTCGACCTGGTGTCCGCGCCGGTGGTCGGGGACAAGGGCATGCTGGTCGGCCGTATCACCATCGATGACGTGGTCGACGTGATTCGGGACGAGGCCGAGCAGCGCATGATGCGCATGGCCGGCCTCGACGAAGAGGAGGACATCTACGCGCCTGTGCGTGGTGCCGCACGGCGTCGCGCCCTGTGGCTCGGCATCAACCTGGCCACGGCGTTCATGGCGTCCTGGGTGGTCGGCCTGTTCGAGGCCACGATCAGCCAGGCGGTGGCGCTGGCGGTGCTGATGCCGATCGTTGCCAGCATGGGCGGCATCGGCGGCAGTCAGACGCTGACGCTGATGGTGCGTGGCCTCGCCCTCGGCCAGATCGGTGGCGGCAGCGCCAAGGCGCTGCTACGCAAGGAGCTGTCGGTTGCCGCCATCAACGGCCTGCTGTGGGCGCTGGTGGTCGCCGCGATCACGCTGTTCTGGTTCGGCAACCCGCTGCTGTCACTCGTGATCGCACTGGCGATGCTGTTCAACCAGCTCTGCGCCGCGCTCGCCGGCGTGACGATTCCGCTGTTGCTGAAGAAACTCAGCATCGACCCTGCCCTGGCCGGCAGCGTGATACTGACCACGATTACCGACGTTATCGGCTTCTTCGTGTTCCTCGGCCTCGGTGCGCTGATTCTGCTTTGA
- a CDS encoding S46 family peptidase, translating into MRLLKPLCLFLITLAALPAAMPIASAAEGMWTLDQLPKAAMQQRYGFAPDASFVDQVMKSSVRLAGGCSGSFVSPNGLVLTNYHCVARCVSQLSSADADLMSSGLVADTPEQERTCPNIELNRLERITDVTERIAKATQGLSGQAYADAKTAARSSIESECVGSEGATRRCDVVELYRGGVEQLYQYTRFQDVRLAFAPEYATAFFGGDPDNFNFPRYNLDMALLRAYRDGKPAKVEQFLPIKPEGAQPGELVMVTGHPGSTQRLMTVAQLETQRDASLISYLLYLAELRGLLSRYEDEGEEQARIVQADLLFAENRFKSGEGKLQALLNPAVFDLKRRQEAELREFVRADPQRQASYGKAWDAIARAQQTYRKIATRYNYIEGARGFMSDYFRTARTLVRGAEELGKPDSERLGEFNEAGLPRLEQLLFAKTPIYPQYEKLKLGFSLEKLREKLGADDPFVKLVLGKESPQALAARIIDGTTLGDIEVRRALWKGGATAVAQSKDPMIQLVRAIDPLARELRARYESEVEAVVDKNQALIAQARFAQRGTDTYPDATLTLRLSYGEVAGWDENGEPVAPFTDIAGLYARATGFEPYLLPPSWLDAKPQLSLETPLNFVASLDIIGGNSGSPIINRSAEVVGLVFDGNIHSLGGAYWYDERSNRAIGVHSASLIEAMKTVYGATSLVDELLAQ; encoded by the coding sequence ATGCGATTGCTGAAGCCACTGTGCCTGTTCCTGATCACACTGGCCGCACTGCCGGCCGCCATGCCGATCGCGTCCGCGGCCGAGGGGATGTGGACGCTGGATCAGCTGCCGAAGGCCGCAATGCAGCAACGCTACGGATTTGCGCCGGATGCGTCCTTCGTCGACCAGGTAATGAAATCCTCGGTACGGCTGGCCGGCGGCTGCTCCGGTTCGTTCGTATCTCCGAACGGGCTGGTGCTGACCAATTATCACTGTGTCGCGCGCTGTGTTTCGCAACTGTCCTCGGCCGATGCGGACTTGATGTCCAGCGGCCTGGTAGCCGACACGCCCGAACAGGAAAGGACCTGTCCGAACATCGAACTCAACCGGCTCGAAAGAATCACCGACGTCACCGAGCGTATCGCCAAGGCGACCCAAGGGCTCAGTGGCCAGGCCTATGCGGATGCCAAGACCGCGGCGCGCTCCAGCATCGAGAGCGAATGTGTGGGCTCCGAGGGCGCCACCCGTCGCTGTGACGTGGTCGAGCTGTATCGCGGTGGCGTCGAGCAGCTTTATCAGTACACGCGCTTTCAAGATGTTCGTCTGGCGTTCGCTCCGGAATACGCCACGGCCTTCTTCGGCGGTGACCCCGACAACTTCAATTTTCCGCGCTACAACCTGGACATGGCGCTGCTGCGTGCCTACCGCGACGGCAAGCCGGCCAAGGTCGAGCAGTTTCTGCCGATCAAGCCTGAAGGCGCGCAGCCGGGTGAACTGGTCATGGTGACCGGCCATCCCGGTTCCACGCAACGTCTGATGACCGTTGCCCAGCTCGAAACCCAACGCGACGCGAGCCTGATTTCCTATCTGCTCTATCTGGCTGAACTGCGCGGTCTGCTCAGCCGCTACGAGGACGAAGGCGAGGAGCAGGCGCGAATCGTCCAGGCCGACCTGTTGTTCGCGGAGAACCGTTTCAAATCCGGTGAAGGCAAGCTCCAGGCGTTGTTGAATCCCGCCGTATTCGACCTCAAGCGTCGCCAGGAAGCCGAACTGCGCGAGTTCGTCCGTGCCGATCCGCAGCGACAGGCGAGCTACGGCAAGGCCTGGGATGCGATCGCCCGCGCCCAGCAGACCTATCGAAAAATCGCGACGCGCTACAACTACATCGAGGGGGCGCGCGGCTTCATGAGCGACTATTTCCGGACCGCGCGCACGCTCGTGCGCGGCGCCGAGGAACTCGGCAAGCCGGATTCCGAGCGCCTTGGCGAATTCAACGAAGCCGGTTTGCCGCGCCTGGAGCAGTTGTTGTTCGCCAAGACGCCGATCTATCCGCAGTACGAAAAGCTCAAACTGGGCTTTTCGCTGGAGAAACTGCGCGAAAAGCTCGGCGCGGATGATCCCTTCGTGAAACTGGTGCTCGGCAAGGAATCGCCACAGGCCTTGGCGGCGCGCATCATCGACGGCACCACGCTCGGTGACATCGAGGTTCGCCGGGCCTTGTGGAAAGGCGGCGCCACCGCCGTGGCCCAGTCCAAGGACCCGATGATCCAGCTGGTGCGCGCGATCGATCCGCTGGCGCGTGAACTGCGGGCCCGCTATGAAAGCGAGGTCGAAGCGGTGGTCGACAAGAACCAGGCGCTGATCGCACAGGCACGCTTCGCTCAGCGCGGTACGGATACCTATCCGGATGCCACGTTGACGCTGCGCCTGAGCTACGGCGAGGTCGCCGGCTGGGACGAAAACGGCGAGCCGGTGGCGCCGTTCACGGACATCGCCGGCCTGTACGCGCGCGCCACCGGTTTCGAGCCGTACCTGCTGCCGCCGTCCTGGCTCGATGCCAAGCCGCAGCTGAGCTTGGAAACGCCGCTGAATTTCGTGGCGAGCCTGGACATCATCGGCGGCAATTCCGGCAGCCCGATCATCAATCGCAGCGCCGAGGTCGTGGGTTTGGTGTTCGATGGCAACATTCATTCGCTGGGCGGCGCCTATTGGTATGACGAGCGCAGCAATCGGGCGATCGGCGTGCACAGCGCAAGCCTGATCGAAGCCATGAAGACC